GCTGGCAACCCGCTGCTGCTGCTCGGCGACCACACCTTCCGCAGCTTGGCCGCCCTGCGCACCCTCAGCCTGGGCTCCCCCGAGCTGGCCTGGGCCGGCCCGCGAGCCTGGGCCGGCCTCAGCGGCCTCAACCAACTCACCGTCCGCGGTGCCGCGCTGACCTGGCCACCCGgtgctgccctctcccccctcctcaacctgaccgccctccgcctgcTGGCCTTCCCCAAGGCCGCCGCCCTGCCCGGccgccccttccaggacctctccCGCCTCCGTCTGCTGGAAATCGACTCCTGGGCCTCACTGGCCCAACTAGGCCCCGATTGCCTCCAGGGCCTCAATTTGGTTTGGCTCTCAATCACCCGCTGcaacctcagcactgtcccctatgCCAGCCTGAGGACTCAGGCCTACCTGCGCTTCCTCAACCTCTCCTATAATCCCATCAGTGCCATCCGCGGAGCGATGCTGCAGCACGTAACCCGCCTGGAGGAGCTGCGATTGGTGGGCGGCCGTCTGCGCATCATCCATGACGCCGCCTTCCGCGGCCTCGTCTACTTCCGGCTGCTGGACGTCACGGCCAATCAGTTGGCCAGCTTGCCGGCTGCTGCCTTCCGCTCGCTGGCCTCCCTCCAGAGCCTGGGCCTCGGCCTCAACCCGCTGGCCTGCGACTGCCGCCTGCTCTGGATCGTCCACCGGCGCCACCGCCTCCGCTTCCTGGGCCCCCAGCCGCCCACCTGCGCCTCCCCGCCGTCCCTCCGCGGCCGCCGCCTGCCCGAGGCCGCCGGCTCCCTCCCTGCCAGCACCTTCAGTTGCCGCCGGCCCCGCATCCGCGACAAGAGGCCGCAGCCCCGAGAGGGCCAGACAGTCACCCTCCGCTGCTCGGCCGACGGCCAGCTGCCGCCCCTCATCCTGTGGCTCAACCCACGGCGCCAGCGGCTGGGCCACCCCGAGGCGGGGATGAGCCTCCCCGGGGGCCTGGGCCTAGTATCTGAAAATCTGGGCCTGAACCCCGAGGACCGCGGCCTCCTCCCTGGACGTCCGGACCCCAGCCTGACCCCCGCGCCCCCGCTCCTCTCCGGACCCGCCGTGGGCCGCAGCCGCCTCTTGCCAGACGGCAGCCTGCAGATCACCTCGGTCCGCCGCATGGACTCCGGCACCTATCGCTGTGTGGCCCGCAACGCCGGCGGCAACGACACGGCCTCGGCCTCGCTACAGGTGCGGCCGCTCTCGCTACAGGAGCTGGGACTGGCTGGGCGCTCCGACTCCCGGGCCAAGGCCGGCCTACGGCCCGGATATCCCTTCGACACCCACACGCTGCTGGTGGCCACCACCATGGGCTTCGCCTCATTCTTCACCGTGGTGTCGCTCTGCTTCACTTTACTCTTCATCTGGAGCCGGGCCAGCGGGCCCATCAAACACAACAACATCCATGTTGACTTCGTGCCGCACGCGGGCGGGGGCGGCAGAGGTGGCGACGGGGACGACGCCAAATTCAACATGAAGGTGGTCTGAGGGCTGACGTCACTGTCCGAGACGTCACTGCGACCCCATCTATGCCTCAATTGCTAAaggacaagtgtcccatatgcctttttcaccatcctattaacctgtccttccacCTTCAGGGATCTCAGAACAAACACAccacggtccctttgttcctcagacgccccagtgtcatgccgttcattgaatgCTTCGTTGTCAAATTACGCCtgccaaagtgtgtcacctcacatttttcagggttaaattccatctgccacgtttctgcccatttgaccatcctgtctatatcttcctataaccaaagacactcaaactcactgttaaccaccaggCCAAGCTGTGTGACATCCATAAAGGTAATGATTCTACCCCACACATCGTCATCTAtggcgtttatataaatgacaaacaacaggggacccagcgcagatccctgtggtacgccactggacactggcttccagacactaaagcagccatctgtcatcttcctctgtctcctacagccaagccaattttgaatccaccttatcatgtTACTCTGTATCACATGTGTAtttgtcttctttataaagtctcccatgtgggatcttggcaaaggctttgctgaaatctatgtaaactacATCACTACCACCATCGACATACCTggtgtcaatcaatcaatcaaaatttgttaggcatgacctcccgctgacaaagccatgctgactattcctgatcaaaccttgcctcttcaagtggagatagattctctccttctgaATTTTCTCCGATAGGTTCCCTACCACTGATGCGAGACTCACTGGTacttagttccctggcttatctctacaacctttcttaaatagtgggatcatATTAGCTGATCTGCAGTCCTCTAGCACCGACCTCGTCGCTAAAGagcaattaaaaatttgggtcggggcccctgcaatctcacctcccacagcatcctgggacacaattcatccagacctggagatttgtccacttttaagcttgcCAACACTTCCAATGTCTTGTCACTCCCTCTGTCAAttcgctcaagaacctcacagtttctctccccgagttccaagtctatctcctcattctcttggctgGAGACGGATGTGAAATATTTATTCAACACCCAACCAATGTCCTctaaagtttctctccatttagataataaaattgcctttttattcctctgaccaaaattgataacctcacacttatgcatgttaaattccatcttatcaaatgtattctggaagtccAAACACATCTACAGTACCCCCATTATCCgcctggcttgttacatcttccaagaactccaacaaatgagtcaaacacgatttaccctttacaaaaccacactacaaagtcttacaacatcaggtgaaagtccaacaggtttgtttcgatgtcactagctttcggagcgctgctccttcctcaggtgaatgaagaggtatgttccagaaacatatatatagacaaattcaaagatgccagacaatgcttgtaatgcgagcattagcaggtgattaaatctttacagatccagagatggggtaaccccaggttaaagaggtgtgaattgtgtcaagccaggacagttggtaggatttcgcaggtcagatggcgggggatgaatgtaatgcgacatgaatcccaggtcccggttgaggccgcaccaatgtgtgcggaacttggctataagcttctgctcggcgattctgcgttgtcgcgcgtcctgaaggccgccttggagaacgcttacccggagatcagaggctgaatgctcttgactgctgccccgactggaagggaacattcctgcctggtgattgtcgcgcgatgtccgttcattgccacactgactctgatggattgcggtttGGCTTTCCAAAAGTCCAAttactacttcctcaataatggattccaacagtctCCCAACTACAGGCttaaactaactagtttcctactttttgaacAGGAGGGATTACATTAGACTTTTctactaatgcagtgacattgtcactggatcagtgtctcccccccccccggtctctacgAGGTTGTTTGCGGAGAGGAGCCAGAAGCAgcggatagtgagagtggagaatgtccatcggggctggtttagcacactgggctaaatcactggctttcaaagcagaccagcagcacggttcaattcccgtaccagcctccccgaacaggcgccggaatgtggcgactaggggcttttcacagtaacttcatttggagcctacttgtgacaataagcgattttcattcattgttTCATTCAGCTCTCGGGCAGCACTGAGGATTTGTAAACCCCGCCTcccgacactgacctctcacctgatacctcacaatgccagggcaatgattgacggcagctcctgacCAATAGGGTGAAGGGGTGGATTCGAAAAGCCGGTGGGAAtcggctggtcctccagccaatcggagtgaacaaggaggcgggactgggccgagtgaagcatgcgcagtgcgattaATGGCGGCGTTCTTTCTCGGATGTATGATCCGTAAAGGAGGGAatggcaggaccgagggagagctcAATTAGGCGCGTCGTTGTACACACTTCTTAAACATGTTATCTTAACCGAAAATCCTGAAAAATAACCTACCGGTATCGGGGGGGACCTGAGCGGGGCCTGCAGCTTTCTCACAGACGAGACTAAATGGCGGCCATCTCTCTCGCGCGTACTagaggggctgcgcatgcgcattcgTCAACGTTCTTGGGGCACGAGCAGCAATGCGCGCGCGCGCATCCACCGTCTGTcttgggggcagcagcggagcgcatGCTCAGTCGCCATCATTGCAATATTTTTGGAATGTTTCACCATGACAGACTCACTCTGAGTTGCAAATTCTTATTTATGAGGCAGAACAATGATACATgtccagggcagtgacaataattcgtATTTATTGTGCCTTGACAAAATCAAGCATTTTAACACATCGCAGAGAAACGTTataaaataacaattgacactgagcaacatgaggagatattaggagaatcttaatggaggaaagtgagtgagagagtcggaGAATttgaaggaggaaattccagagcttgtggCCCAGTCAAATGATAAAAGGCCAGTAATGGTGGACCGAATAAATCAGGTATGCTGTAGTGGCCAGAATTAAATTAGTGTAGAGATCTTGAAGGGGtgtgtgaggagattacagagatcaggatgatcaCAACTATAGGAATCGAAGAATGGGAAATTTCAACTTTTGGTACTTCTTAAAAGGAAAGTGAGCACAGGGGATGGGTAAACAAGACTTGTTTGTattgtatttgttttattgtcacatgtactgaagtacagtgaaaagtattcttttcGTACAGTCATAAGTTCGgatatggagatgctggcattgaactggggtgagcacagtaagaagtcttacaacaccaggttaaaggaggaaggagcagtgctctgaaagctagtgatttgaaacaaacctgtgtaaggactttaacctggtgtaagacctcttactgcagtcataagttcataagatacaggagcagaattaggccatttggcccatcaaatctgctccaccattctatcatagctgatattttcctcatctgctCCCTACAATGCTAAAGACCAAGAgcgggattgcaaaatcagccagagcatctcctcgctAGAACACAtgtcctaggagcaggagtagtaaaTGTAGCCTCCCGCGCCTAAacatcttcaatgtgatcatggctgattccatcctggcctcaactccactttctccatAAAGcattctccataaaccttcaacccatcaccaattaaaaatctgtctaactcctccttgaatttactcactgtcactccatccatcacactctggggtagcgaattccacagattcacaatcctttgggagaagtagtttctcttcaaatctgtttttaacttgctacctcttattctaagatcatgacctCTCGGTTGAAATTCCCCacgagaggaagcatcagctccatgtatactttataatctttattgtcacaagtaggcttacattaacactgcaatgacgttactgtggaaattccctagtcgccacattccggcgcctgtttgggaatacagagggagaattcagaatgtccaattcaccgaataagcacatcttttgggacttgtgggaggaaaccggagtgcccggcggaaacccacgcagacaccgggagaatgtgcaggctccacactgacagtgacccaaaccaggagtcACACCTGGAACCCTTGCACtgcgaatcaacagtgctaaccactgtgctgccttgccaccCATTATCCATATCTTTTACCATCTTctttacctcaattagatctcccctcattcttctaaactcttctaaagagagtataggcctaaactgttcaatctctcctcatacgacaaagccctcatctctggaatcaatctagtgaacctcctcggaactgcctccaatgcgacTACATCTTTCACAAATAAGgggacaaaactgtgcacaatactccaggtgcgatattaccaatgccttgtatagttgcaacaacatttccttactcaattccttttgctaacattccatttgctttccttattatctgcggcACCtggatgctcgttttctgtgactcatgcacaaagacacccagatccctctgcataggagttaaactccatttgccacattttggcccactctcctaacctatcgatatccatttgtaaggttcttattttctcattgcagTTTACTGTCCCACCTATATTTGTGTAATCTGCGAATTTGGCTTTTGAACCTTctttccctgtatccaagtcgttaatatagattgtaaataactggggcccaaggaccgaaccctgtggcagcccactagttacatctt
This portion of the Scyliorhinus torazame isolate Kashiwa2021f chromosome 5, sScyTor2.1, whole genome shotgun sequence genome encodes:
- the LOC140422607 gene encoding leucine-rich repeat and immunoglobulin-like domain-containing nogo receptor-interacting protein 1, whose translation is MKLMRPWGRTLLLAVRPPLLPLLLLLGTGLGCPSDCLCWSPNRTVSCSSRGLESLPRGIPAGTRALDLSDNRLEWLDWGPGRGLSRRLEELELGHNRLRELEAGALGWLQRLGLGHNLQRYLQPGTLLGLAALRSLELAGNPLLLLGDHTFRSLAALRTLSLGSPELAWAGPRAWAGLSGLNQLTVRGAALTWPPGAALSPLLNLTALRLLAFPKAAALPGRPFQDLSRLRLLEIDSWASLAQLGPDCLQGLNLVWLSITRCNLSTVPYASLRTQAYLRFLNLSYNPISAIRGAMLQHVTRLEELRLVGGRLRIIHDAAFRGLVYFRLLDVTANQLASLPAAAFRSLASLQSLGLGLNPLACDCRLLWIVHRRHRLRFLGPQPPTCASPPSLRGRRLPEAAGSLPASTFSCRRPRIRDKRPQPREGQTVTLRCSADGQLPPLILWLNPRRQRLGHPEAGMSLPGGLGLVSENLGLNPEDRGLLPGRPDPSLTPAPPLLSGPAVGRSRLLPDGSLQITSVRRMDSGTYRCVARNAGGNDTASASLQVRPLSLQELGLAGRSDSRAKAGLRPGYPFDTHTLLVATTMGFASFFTVVSLCFTLLFIWSRASGPIKHNNIHVDFVPHAGGGGRGGDGDDAKFNMKVV